The window AGTCGGCCACGCCTTAGCGTGCAGCGCCAGCGGGCGCAATCAAGCGATAATATCCGGCGTCAGTTCATCTTCCAGCCGCGAGATCCGGTCCTTCAGCGACAGCTTCTGCTTCTTCAGCCGCTGCAAAGTCAGCGAGGATGACAGGTTCTGTGCGGCCAGCGCCCCGATCGCCTCGTCCAGATCACGATGCTCACGCCGCAGCACGTCCAGGCGGGCGCGCGTGATCTCTTCATGGGACATTTCGTGGTGGGTGTTCATGCTGACGGGCTTCTTGCTGGCACTGTTTGACAGGTGCGCCGTTATAGCGCGCGAAATTCGCCCTGTTAACAGTTTCTTGGTCCCCTTGCGTATATGACATCGAAAGCACATATTTTGTGTCACGGACCGCCGCGATCAGGGGCCCGGATTTTGCAGTCGCTTTTGAAAGGGCTGAAGATGAACAAGATTTCACTGGGGACACATCCCTATCTTTTGGGCTTTGATCAGCTGGAACGGCTGGCTGAACGCGCAGCCAAAAGCACGGATGGCTATCCCCCCTATAACATTGAACATTTTGAGCCTGACGGCTTTCGCATCACGCTGGCGGTGGCAGGGTTTTCCGAGGATGATCTGTCGATCACCGTCGAAGAACGGCAGTTGGTCATTCGTGGCCGGCAATCCGAGGTCGAGGAAGAGCGCGTTTTTCTGCACCGGGGCATTGCCGCGCGCGCGTTTCAACGCAGCTTTGTGCTGGCCGATGGCGTCGATGTGACCAATGCGAGCCTTGAAAATGGCCTGTTGAATGTCGACCTTAGAAGGGTGCAGCCACAACAAGTGGTGCAAACCATACCGATCAGCCGCAAGTAAAAGGGGATCAGAGCAGATGGATACGAAATACGATTTCCACGACGGTGAACAAAATACCGTTTATATTCGCCGCGTCGCGATGGAGAACCTTCCCGACGATGTTCGCGAACAGGCGCCCGATGTGGACGGCCTTTACGCAGTCCACGGCATGGACGGCGAGCGCCTGGCGTTGGTCAAGGACCGCAAGCTGGCATTTTTTCTGGCCCGCCAGAATGACCTGAGCCCGGTCAGCGTCCACTGAACAAACACAGCGCCGCAGGGCTGACCTGCCCCGATAGCCGGTGCGGCGCTGCTGATTTTATATCAAATTGATCGCTTTGGTCAGTCCCGACCCGTTCAGCGGGCCGGCCGCTGGCACCAAGGGTACGGGGCGTTCCTGATACGGGCTGTCAGCCAGCCGGACCTTCTTCGGGCGAATATCTCATAAACGCAAACGAACGACCATCCGGCGACCAGCAGGGCGTATTGATCGTGCCCTGCCCGCCGAACAGATCAAACAGTTTTCGCCTGTTGCCGCCATCGGGCGCCATCAACCACAGCGACACGGGCAAATCGCGGGGATGACCAAGGGTGCCGGGCGGATAAGCCAGATACAGCACATGCCGCCCATCCGGCGATGGATGCGGAAACCAATTGACGTTCTGATCGCGAAAAACCGGCGCGGCATCGCTGCCATCGACCCGCATCCGCCAAATCTGCGCATGTCCTGTCGCGTCGGAGTTGAACCAGATGTAACCGCCAAAGGCCGAGAAATCCGGCCCGTCGTGATGCGCCAGACCTGGGGTCAGCACATGCTCATCCCCGGTCTCCATATCCAGCACCGCAATCCGAA is drawn from Paracoccus tegillarcae and contains these coding sequences:
- a CDS encoding DUF1150 family protein — protein: MDTKYDFHDGEQNTVYIRRVAMENLPDDVREQAPDVDGLYAVHGMDGERLALVKDRKLAFFLARQNDLSPVSVH
- a CDS encoding YdcH family protein, yielding MNTHHEMSHEEITRARLDVLRREHRDLDEAIGALAAQNLSSSLTLQRLKKQKLSLKDRISRLEDELTPDIIA
- a CDS encoding PD40 domain-containing protein → MLRTPRLIEAPNWHPDDWLMVNGEGRLWRVDQMMPDLRPVDIGGLDRCNNDHGFLPDGRIVFSCHNDQGAGIHVADTRDGQAEARDLGLARPSWWHGAHGRLITYACARGGDRIVRIAVLDMETGDEHVLTPGLAHHDGPDFSAFGGYIWFNSDATGHAQIWRMRVDGSDAAPVFRDQNVNWFPHPSPDGRHVLYLAYPPGTLGHPRDLPVSLWLMAPDGGNRRKLFDLFGGQGTINTPCWSPDGRSFAFMRYSPEEGPAG
- a CDS encoding Hsp20 family protein, which produces MNKISLGTHPYLLGFDQLERLAERAAKSTDGYPPYNIEHFEPDGFRITLAVAGFSEDDLSITVEERQLVIRGRQSEVEEERVFLHRGIAARAFQRSFVLADGVDVTNASLENGLLNVDLRRVQPQQVVQTIPISRK